Proteins from one Fragaria vesca subsp. vesca linkage group LG6, FraVesHawaii_1.0, whole genome shotgun sequence genomic window:
- the LOC101291841 gene encoding c-1-tetrahydrofolate synthase, cytoplasmic-like — protein MMPGVALSWRNGLRMRRLPWRTRALNTLNDEISPSRQIIISPPLVSLDIPDDWTPYPPSSHFDFPINCSHEQTAAVIDGKSIADDIRSRIGSEVRRMKESIGMVPGLGVIMVGQRRDSETYVRNKMMACEEVGIKSNVAHLPEHCTKDQLLKALSKFDVDPTVHGILVQLPLPQHLDERKIMDVLSPEKDVDGFHPINIGNLAMRGREPMFIPCTPKGCIELLLRSGVEIVGKKAAVIGRSNIVGLPASLLLQRHHATVSIVHAFTKNPEHITCEADIVVTAAGVPNLVRGNWLKPGAVVIDVGTNPVEDPSCERGYRLIGDVCYEEAVRVVSAITPVPGGVGPMTIAMLLSNTLDSAKRAYAFT, from the exons ACGACGAAATATCCCCCTCCCGCCAAATTATCATATCTCCTCCTCTTGTCTCTCTAGACATTCCTGATGATTGGACTCCTTATCCACCCTCTTCCCATTTTGATTTTCCTATCAACTGCT CCCATGAGCAGACTGCTGCTGTTATTGATGGGAAGTCTATCGCGGATGATATTAGGTCAAGAATAGGGAGTGAGGTAAGAAGGATGAAAGAGAGCATTGGAATGGTTCCTGGGTTGGGTGTAATTATGGTTGGTCAGAGAAGAGACTCTGAGACTTATGTCCGGAACAAGATGATGGCTTGTGAAGAAGTTGGAATCAAATCAAATGTGGCTCACCTGCCAGAGCATTGTACAAAAGATCAGCTTCTTAAAGCTTTGTCAAAGTTTGATGTGGATCCCACTGTTCATGGTATTCTCGTGCAACTTCCTCTACCACAA CATTTGGATGAGAGGAAGATTATGGATGTGCTGAGTCCAGAGAAAGACGTGGATGGCTTCCATCCAATTAATATCGGAAATCTGGCCATGAGAGGAAGGGAGCCTATGTTTATTCCGTGCACTCCAAAGGGTTGCATTGAGTTGTTGCTCAGGTCTGGTGTGGAAATAGTTGGGAAGAAAGCTGCTGTCATTGGCAGAAGTAATATTGTTGGATTGCCCGCATCATTGCTTTTGCAG AGACACCATGCAACAGTCAGTATCGTACATGCGTTCACAAAGAACCCAGAACATATCACCTGTGAAGCTGACATTGTGGTCACAGCTGCAGGAGTGCCTAATCTTGTCCGTGGAAATTGGCTAAAACCTGGAGCAGTTGTCATTGATGTTGGGACCAATCCAGTTGAG GACCCTAGCTGTGAGCGAGGTTATCGTCTCATAGGAGATGTTTGCTATGAAGAAGCAGTGCGGGTGGTATCAGCCATTACCCCAGTTCCTGGAGGTGTTGGACCTATGACAATTGCTATGCTTCTATCAAACACACTTGATTCAGCAAAGCGAGCCTATGCCTTTACCTGA
- the LOC101292135 gene encoding histidine biosynthesis bifunctional protein hisIE, chloroplastic-like yields MASSQFHCLQSVRVSSPSRPFISTSFNHGRVNFKRKSNSLVYASTKNLDHHLQSKVETVLDSVKWDDKGLAVAIAQNVDTGAILMQGFANREAVATTISSRKATFYSRSRLTLWTKGETSSNFINVHDIFLDCDRDSIIYLGKPDGPTCHTGAETCYYTSVIDLLEDQQSRGDKFPLTTLNSLESTIAKRKGELEVPQTGKPSWTRRLLLDKKLLCSKIREEADELCRTLEENEDKSRTASEMGDVLYHSMVLLALKDGKMEDVLEILRHRFSQSGIEEKRSRKTQG; encoded by the exons ATGGCAAGTTCACAGTTCCACTGTCTGCAATCAGTCAGAGTTTCTTCCCCGTCTCGGCCTTTCATATCTACTTCATTTAATCATGGTAGAGTGAATTTCAAAAGAAAGAGCAATTCTCTTGTTTATGCTTCCACCAAGAACTTAGACCATCATCTTCAATCAAAG GTCGAAACGGTGTTAGACAGTGTAAAATGGGATGACAAAGGTTTAGCGGTTGCCATAGCTCAAAATGTTGACACAGGAGCCATCTTGATGCAAGGGTTTGCAAACAGGGAAGCAGTGGCTACAACAATCTCCTCCCGTAAGGCCACATTCTACAGTCGGTCGCGATTAACGCTGTGGACAAAGGGAGAGACCTCCAGTAATTTCATTAATGTCCATGACATCTTCCTTGATTGTGATCGGGACTCT ATAATATACCTAGGGAAGCCTGATGGCCCGACTTGCCACACAGGAGCAGAGACTTGCTATTACACCTCAGTGATTGATTTGTTAGAAGATCAGCAG AGTAGAGGAGATAAATTCCCATTGACCACTCTGAACTCCTTAGAATCTACAATTGCAAAGCGAAAAGGAGAACTTGAAGTCCCACAAACTGGAAAGCCCTCGTGGACTAGACGACTACTACTTGACAAGAAGTTGTTGTGTTCAAAAATCAG GGAAGAGGCAGATGAGCTATGTCGAACATTAGAGGAGAATGAGGATAAGTCGCGTACTGCCTCAGAGATGGGAGATGTGCTTTATCATTCCATGGTTCTGCTGGCCCTTAAAGATGGAAAAATGGAAGATGTTCTAGAAATTTTACGTCATAGATTTTCTCAGTCAGGTATCGAGGAAAAGAGAAGTCGCAAGACACAAGGCTAG